In one Micromonospora polyrhachis genomic region, the following are encoded:
- the nudC gene encoding NAD(+) diphosphatase, whose product MTGERAGLPLARPTLDRAAHRRTDEQWLATAWQRARVLVVDTAGGGLALVTAAEGSPELVLFDAGAVGVRDVGDRLFLGVASDGTPVFAIDAPLPTVPQTRAVALREVGHLLSDWDAGLFATAVALANWHLRHTYSADTGLPTVAGEGGWSRSDDAGGQTWPRTDPAMIVLVHDGGAGPAGRCLLGNNTAWPDRDGVRRFSCLAGYVEPGESAEAAVVREVGEEVGLALDESQIRYAGSQAWPYPGSLMLGFLAQADPEQPIQPDPAEISQARWFTRREIATILAGEPVDAGDGRRASLPTPASIAHFLLHRWLDEAVGERGLRSAGLR is encoded by the coding sequence ATGACGGGAGAGCGGGCGGGCCTGCCGCTGGCCCGTCCGACCCTCGATCGGGCCGCGCATCGGCGGACCGACGAGCAGTGGCTGGCCACGGCCTGGCAGCGGGCCCGGGTGCTGGTGGTGGACACCGCGGGCGGCGGCTTGGCCCTGGTCACCGCAGCGGAGGGCAGTCCGGAGCTGGTGTTGTTCGACGCCGGTGCCGTCGGTGTCCGGGACGTCGGTGATCGGCTGTTCCTCGGGGTGGCGTCCGACGGCACACCGGTGTTCGCGATCGACGCCCCACTACCGACGGTGCCGCAGACCCGGGCGGTGGCGCTGCGCGAGGTCGGGCACCTGCTGTCCGACTGGGACGCCGGGCTGTTCGCCACCGCCGTGGCGCTGGCCAACTGGCATCTGCGACACACGTACTCGGCCGACACCGGGTTGCCCACGGTGGCGGGCGAGGGCGGTTGGTCGCGATCGGACGACGCGGGCGGGCAGACCTGGCCGCGTACCGACCCGGCCATGATCGTCCTGGTGCACGATGGGGGAGCCGGCCCGGCCGGGCGCTGCCTGCTTGGCAACAACACCGCCTGGCCCGACCGGGACGGTGTCCGAAGGTTCTCCTGCCTGGCGGGTTACGTCGAGCCGGGCGAGTCGGCGGAGGCGGCGGTGGTCCGCGAGGTCGGTGAGGAGGTCGGGCTCGCCCTCGACGAGAGCCAGATCCGGTACGCCGGCAGCCAGGCCTGGCCGTATCCCGGCTCGCTGATGCTGGGGTTTCTGGCCCAGGCAGATCCGGAGCAGCCGATCCAGCCCGATCCCGCCGAGATCTCCCAGGCGCGCTGGTTCACCCGTCGGGAGATCGCCACAATACTGGCTGGTGAGCCGGTCGATGCCGGCGATGGTCGGCGGGCCAGCCTGCCGACGCCCGCGTCGATCGCGCACTTCCTGCTGCACCGGTGGCTGGACGAGGCGGTCGGTGAACGCGGTCTCCGGTCCGCCGGTCTCCGATAG